Proteins encoded by one window of Emys orbicularis isolate rEmyOrb1 chromosome 15, rEmyOrb1.hap1, whole genome shotgun sequence:
- the TEX12 gene encoding testis-expressed protein 12: MTSNTVKADENRSKRRKEMENEASESPQLSSLERPDLALSESLQSLYKPEALEKVLNDMNKEINNLLSKYAHILSERAAMDASYVQELEGILKEARIIENHLKQKRESLRHRFTVIANTLQS, translated from the exons ATGACAAGTAACACTGTAAAAGCTGATGAAAATAGAAGTAAGCGTAGAAAGGAGATGGAG AATGAAGCTTCAGAAAGTCCTCAGTTGTCCTCCCTGGAAAGACCAGACTTGGCTCTTTCTGAAAGCTTACAGTCACTTTACAAACCTGAAGCACTGGAAAAGGTTTTAAATG ATATGAACAAGGAAATTAATAACCTGTTGTCAAAATATGCCCATATTTTAAG TGAGAGAGCGGCAATGGATGCTTCTTATGTACAAGAGCTTGAAGGAATCTTGAAAGAAGCGAGGATCATAGAAAATCACTTGAAGCAGAAAAGAGAGAGTCTGAGACACAGATTCACAGTCATTGCAAACACCCTGCAAAGCTAA